The following are encoded together in the Tripterygium wilfordii isolate XIE 37 chromosome 18, ASM1340144v1, whole genome shotgun sequence genome:
- the LOC119983762 gene encoding F-box protein At1g67340-like codes for MVQSKRPRTSSHEITVKEEKSDFFDGLPDDLVVSILCKLSSSASCPSDFINILLACKRLNRLGLHHTVLSKAAPDAFAVQPKNWSDAAHRFIKKCVNAGNTEACYTLGMIRFYCLEDRGSGASLMARAAKTHAQALYSLAVIQFNGSGGSKRDKDLRAGVSLCARAAYLGHIDALRELGHCLQDGYGVRQNVTEGRRLLVEANARELASYIRPLLMKKTRPPRSHQHHHGCVKGSGCPLLSDFGCDLPARKVHQTNRFLKEWFESGRGVLGQGLRLCSYGGCGRPETRAHEYRRCSVCGTVNYCSRGCQALDWRIKHKVECVPNEEWNGEEVGNGVGGMVEMEDAEPVIME; via the exons atggTTCAGTCCAAGAGACCAAGAACATCCTCTCACGAAATCACGGTCAAGGAAGAGAAGTCTGATTTCTTCGACGGATTGCCTGACGACCTCGTTGTTTCAATTCTCTGCAAACTCAGCTCCTCTGCTTCATGCCCTTCCGATTTCATCAACATTCTCTTAGC ATGCAAGAGATTGAATCGCTTGGGATTACATCATACGGTCCTATCCAAAGCCGCACCAGATGCATTTGCAGTCCAGCCTAAAAACTGGTCCGACGCCGCTCACCGTTTCATAAAGAAGTGCGTCAACGCCGGCAACACCGAGGCCTGCTATACTCTAGGAATG ATCCgattttattgcttagaagACAGAGGAAGCGGGGCGTCGTTGATGGCACGGGCAGCTAAGACACACGCGCAGGCGCTTTATTCTCTCGCCGTCATACAATTCAACGGTAGTGGTGGCTCTAAGCGCGACAAGGATCTCCGAGCCGGTGTCTCGTTGTGCGCACGAGCCGCCTACCTGGGTCACATCGACGCGCTGCGCGAGCTAGGCCATTGCCTTCAAGACGGATACGGTGTTCGACAAAATGTCACTGAAGGACGCCGGCTCCTCGTCGAAGCCAACGCGCGAGAGCTCGCGTCATACATACGCCCCTTACTGATGAAGAAAACGCGACCACCGAGATCGCACCAGCACCACCATGGGTGCGTGAAGGGTTCGGGGTGTCCGTTGCTCAGTGATTTCGGATGTGATTTACCGGCCCGGAAGGTACACCAAACGAACCGGTTTTTGAAGGAGTGGTTCGAGTCGGGACGCGGAGTGCTGGGCCAGGGATTGAGACTGTGCTCGTATGGTGGGTGCGGTAGGCCCGAGACAAGGGCTCACGAGTATCGACGGTGCTCGGTTTGTGGCACGGTTAATTATTGTTCGCGTGGATGCCAAGCACTTGATTGGAGGATTAAGCACAAGGTGGAATGCGTTCCGAACGAGGAGTGGAATGGAGAAGAGGTTGGGAATGGTGTTGGAGgtatggtggagatggaggatgCCGAACCTGTGATCATGGAATAA
- the LOC119984880 gene encoding probable inactive purple acid phosphatase 27: MECSTSVWPTVNMIGGTGSSESCFAAADRQKQPWLILEFLAAAHIHGFGEQPLAKIDIYKTTLAVHSLASITACPHLLGLKGEDTEWVTVNLVHPEPAADDWVGVFSPAKFNLSACPPVNDPKEKTPYICSSPIKYKYANFSNSNYTAIGKASLKFQLINQRADFSFALFSGGLSNPKLVAVSNFISFANPKAPLYPRLAQGKSWNEMTVTWTSGYNIDEAVPFVAWGLKGETPKYSPAGTLTFHQNSMCGSPARTVGWRDPGFIHTSFLKDLWPNTVYTYKMGHIVPNGSYIWSKTYSFKSSPYPGQDSLQRVIIFGDMGKAERDGSNEYNDYQPGSLNTTDQLIRDLSNIDIVFHIGDIVYANGYISQWDQFTAQVEPIASNVPYMIASGNHERDWPNTGSFYDTTDSGGECGVLAETMFYVPAENRAKFWYSTDYGMFRFCIADTEHDWREGSEQYKFIEHCLASADRQKQPWLIFAAHRVVGYSSASSYGQQGSFEEPMGRESLHRLWQKYKVDLAFYGHVHNYERTCPVYQNQCMNEEKHHYSGTVNGTIHVVVGGAGSHLSDYSTVVPNWSVYRDYDFGFVKLTAFNHSSLLFEYKKSSDGKVYDSFTISRDYRDVLACVHDGCEATTLAS, translated from the exons ATGGAATGTTCCACTTCTGTGTGGCCGACAGTGAACATGATTGGAGGGACAGGTTCATCAGAGAGCTGCTTCGCGGCAGCAGACAGGCAAAAACAGCCTTGGCTAATCTTAGAGTTCTTGG CCGCGGCTCATATTCATGGATTTGGAGAGCAACCATTGGCCAAGATTGATATATACAAAACCACTCTGGCCGTCCACTCATTGGCCTCCATCACAGCCTGCCCGCACCTTCTTGGCTTGAAG GGTGAGGATACTGAATGGGTAACTGTGAATCTCGTGCACCCAGAACCAGCTGCAGATGATTGGGTTGGAGTTTTTTCTCCTGCCAAATTCAA CTTGTCAGCATGCCCTCCTGTGAATgatccaaaagaaaaaactccATATATATGTTCATCCCCAATAAAG TACAAGTATGCGAACTTTTCCAATTCAAATTACACGGCAATAGGCAAAGCTTCCTTAAAGTTTCAGCTGATAAATCAGCGGGCGGATTTCTCTTTCGCATTATTCTCTGGTGGATTATCAAAT CCTAAACTGGTGGCAGTTTCAAATTTCATATCATTTGCAAATCCCAAAGCACCTCTTTATCCACGCCTTGCTCAAGGAAAGTCCTGGAATGAA ATGACTGTAACCTGGACAAGTGGCTATAACATAGACGAAGCTGTACCATTTGTTGCATGGGGTCTGAAGGGGGAAACTCCAAAGTATTCACCTGCTGGAACATTGACATTTCATCAGAACAGCATGTGTG GCTCCCCTGCACGAACTGTTGGCTGGCGTGATCCTGGTTTCATACATACTAGTTTCTTGAAGGATTTGTGGCCGAACACTGT GTACACTTACAAGATGGGTCACATAGTGCCCAATGGTTCATATATCTGGAGCAAGACGTATTCGTTCAAATCATCCCCATATCCAGGTCAAGACTCGTTACAGCGTGTCATTATCTTTGGTGACATGGGAAAG GCAGAGCGTGACGGTTCAAACGAATACAATGATTATCAGCCAGGTTCACTTAATACTACTGACCAACTCATAAGGGATTTGAGCAACATCGACATCGTTTTCCATATAGGAGACATAGTATATGCTAATGGATACATCTCACAGTGGGACCAATTCACTGCACAGGTTGAGCCCATTGCATCAAATGTCCCTTACATGATTGCCAG TGGCAATCATGAACGTGACTGGCCAAATACTGGATCCTTTTATGATACTACTGATTCAGGCGGGGAGTGTGGTGTGCTTGCTGAAACCATGTTCTATGTTCCTGCTGAAAACCGAGCTAAGTTTTG GTATTCAACCGATTATGGCATGTTCCGTTTCTGTATAGCTGACACTGAGCATGACTGGAGGGAGGGATCGGAACAGTATAAGTTCATTGAACACTGTCTTGCATCTGCAGACAGGCAGAAGCAGCCTTGGTTGATCTTTGCAGCTCATCGTGTAGTTGGATATTCCTCTGCCTCCTCGTATGGCCAACAGGGCTCATTTGAAGAGCCTATGGGAAGGGAAAGCTTGCATAGGCTATGGCAGAAGTACAAGGTGGATCTTGCATTTTATGGTCATGTCCACAACTATGAAAGAACCTGCCCCGTATACCAG AATCAATGCATGAATGAAGAAAAACATCATTATTCTGGCACCGTGAACGGAACAATTCATGTTGTTGTGGGTGGAGCGGGGAGCCACCTATCAGACTACAGTACTGTTGTTCCAAATTGGAGTGTTTACAGGGATTATGACTTTGGATTTGTGAAGTTGACAGCATTTAACCATTCATCTCTCCTCTTCGAATACAAGAAAAGCAGTGATGGAAAGGTATATGATTCCTTCACCATTTCACGCGACTACAGAGATGTCTTGGCCTGTGTACACGATGGCTGTGAAGCAACAACTTTGGCAAGCTGA
- the LOC119983484 gene encoding glucuronoxylan 4-O-methyltransferase 1, with translation MPPQVPQCLPLVTHCVPFSPPVTPVANKYFQGTKRMRVSGKKFIPLLVFVLSSFSIVRLLKIVITTSSSYHPLPVSSTTLQQKCSAPSPACGNHTSYGANTSKGLPITSVSSATLTKKEFQLIQNLISRKAPCNLLIFGFSTQYLTLSSINLGGKTIILEDDLNKISKIKTKFNSTRIYKVDHKAPAKEAYKLLKIARHDPACAPRSVKLQESTCELALKNLPREVYDIQWDLVVVDGPEGNTPEAPGRMAAIYTASMMARAGNTTTVLVHDVNRMVEKWFSWEFLCDDNLASSKGKLWEFRINGRTNSTRFCST, from the coding sequence atgcccCCACAAGTGCCTCAGTGCCTTCCTCTTGTAACCCACTGCGTCCCATTTTCTCCTCCAGTCACGCCTGTCGCTAACAAATATTTCCAAGGAACTAAACGAATGAGAGTTTCAGGAAAGAAATTTATTCCTCTCCTTGTTTTTGTTCTGTCAAGCTTCTCAATAGTTAGACTACTTAAAATCGTCATCACTACTTCATCTTCTTACCATCCGCTGCCTGTCTCATCCACAACTCTACAACAAAAATGCTCCGCCCCTTCTCCAGCATGTGGTAATCATACATCATATGGAGCAAATACTTCTAAAGGTCTACCTATCACCTCCGTCAGTTCAGCCACTCTAACAAAGAAGGAATTCCAACTTATACAGAATCTCATTTCTAGGAAGGCCCCTTGCAACCTCCTTATTTTTGGGTTTTCGACACAGTACCTTACTCTTTCATCTATAAACCTTGGCGGCAAAACCATTATACTAGAAGATGACCTCAACAAGATAAGCAagatcaaaacaaaattcaacagCACTCGAATCTACAAGGTTGACCACAAGGCACCAGCAAAAGAAGCTTACAAGCTGCTAAAAATCGCGAGGCATGATCCTGCTTGTGCACCTAGATCAGTAAAGCTTCAAGAATCAACATGTGAATTAGCATTGAAAAATTTACCTCGAGAAGTCTATGACATTCAATGGGATCTGGTTGTTGTAGATGGACCTGAAGGGAACACGCCAGAGGCACCAGGTAGAATGGCAGCAATCTATACTGCTAGTATGATGGCAAGAGCTGGGAATACAACAACTGTGTTAGTACATGATGTGAATCGAATGGTTGAGAAGTGGTTTTCATGGGAGTTCCTATGTGATGACAACTTGGCATCATCTAAAGGAAAACTCTGGGAATTTAGGATCAATGGTAGAACTAATTCTACAAGGTTCTGCTCTACCTAA